In the Peptostreptococcaceae bacterium genome, one interval contains:
- a CDS encoding MBL fold metallo-hydrolase, whose product MNISFLGASGTVTGSNYLISTEKYKFILDCGQFQGGKKTEALNFIDFAYNPADIDFMILSHAHIDHSGRIPKLVKEGFKGRIYCTRGTSDLADILLKDSGHIHEKETEWENRKRTRAGLPKLEPLYTVADAEVAVKYLYPVLYDQTILINDEVTVRFKDAGHILGSAIVEVWVKENGHEKKLVFSGDLGMINKPLLRDPEFIDEADYLLIESTYGNRLHNHPEQRIDKLIKIILDTTDRGGTVVIPSFAVGRTQEIIYELNKYYDNKEEGKRFNRIPVYIDSPLATRATEIFRKNAEVFDKETRDFIMSGDNPLDFKNLHFTKTVEESIALNKNTDPKIIISASGMATAGRIKHHLKHHLWRSQSSVIFVGYQAEGTLGRRIKNGEKNVKVFGES is encoded by the coding sequence TTGAATATCAGCTTTCTAGGAGCCTCAGGAACAGTAACAGGATCCAATTATCTTATCTCAACAGAAAAATATAAATTCATATTGGATTGCGGTCAGTTCCAAGGTGGCAAAAAAACCGAAGCTCTAAACTTTATCGATTTCGCATACAACCCTGCAGATATTGATTTTATGATTCTTAGCCATGCACATATCGATCACAGCGGCAGAATCCCCAAGCTTGTAAAAGAAGGCTTCAAGGGCCGCATATACTGCACACGCGGAACCTCGGACCTTGCAGACATACTTCTTAAGGACAGCGGACACATTCATGAAAAAGAAACCGAATGGGAAAACCGAAAAAGAACCAGAGCAGGTCTGCCTAAGCTTGAGCCACTCTACACAGTAGCCGACGCTGAAGTTGCTGTAAAATACCTTTACCCTGTACTGTATGACCAAACAATACTAATTAACGACGAGGTGACGGTAAGATTCAAGGATGCCGGCCATATTCTCGGCTCCGCAATTGTGGAAGTTTGGGTCAAGGAAAATGGCCATGAGAAAAAACTTGTATTCTCCGGAGACCTTGGAATGATTAACAAGCCTCTTCTGAGAGATCCCGAGTTCATCGATGAAGCGGATTATCTCCTAATAGAATCCACATACGGAAACAGGTTGCATAATCACCCAGAGCAACGCATAGACAAGCTGATTAAAATAATTCTTGACACTACCGACCGAGGAGGTACAGTAGTGATCCCTTCATTCGCGGTTGGAAGAACCCAGGAAATAATTTACGAGCTTAACAAATATTACGACAACAAGGAAGAAGGAAAAAGATTCAACCGCATACCGGTTTACATCGACAGCCCACTGGCCACCCGAGCCACTGAAATTTTTAGAAAAAATGCCGAGGTATTCGATAAGGAAACCCGAGATTTCATAATGAGCGGAGACAATCCCCTCGATTTCAAGAATCTTCACTTCACTAAAACTGTCGAGGAATCAATAGCTCTGAATAAAAACACTGATCCGAAAATAATTATTTCGGCAAGCGGAATGGCAACTGCCGGCCGTATAAAGCATCATCTGAAACACCATCTCTGGCGCTCACAGTCCAGCGTTATTTTCGTAGGATACCAAGCGGAAGGAACATTGGGCCGAAGAATCAAGAATGGAGAAAAAAATGTCAAGGTATTCGGAGAATCT